A stretch of the Streptomyces sp. NBC_00078 genome encodes the following:
- a CDS encoding glycoside hydrolase family 30 beta sandwich domain-containing protein, with the protein MTQDRNEPVSTERRSPSRRTVLVTLGALPVLTATASTVEASEATAATAAASAVIDPSARRQTIRGFGGMTHSAWIGDLTAAQRDTAFGTGEDRLGLSVLRIPVPENRADWNRDVATARRATELGATVIASPWNPPADMVETFAHGSQTNARRLRYDMYGAYAQHLNDFNGFLRNNGVNLYGISVQNEPDYAQDWTWWTPAEMVRFLRENAGSIGTRVIAPESFQYRKNMSDPILNDSVALANVDIIGAHLYGTPFADFPYPLFKQKGAGKELWMTEVYYPNSTDSADLWPQALDVGEHIHHAMVDAEFQAYIWWYIRRSYGPMREDGRISKRGATMAHFARFVRPGHVRIEATANPAPNVYVSAYRGGQPTVVVVAINKGTAAVSQQFSLANSRISSVASWLTDASRNVASQGTTGVSNGSFTATLPARSVTTFVAGVTGASGGIDDQAEGGQR; encoded by the coding sequence ATGACGCAGGATCGGAATGAGCCCGTGAGCACCGAGCGTCGATCGCCGAGCCGCAGAACCGTCCTGGTGACGTTGGGGGCCCTGCCGGTCCTCACGGCCACGGCGTCGACCGTGGAGGCTTCCGAAGCCACGGCCGCGACTGCTGCCGCCTCGGCGGTCATCGACCCGTCGGCGCGGCGGCAGACGATTCGGGGCTTCGGCGGCATGACCCACTCGGCGTGGATCGGCGACCTGACAGCCGCCCAGCGGGACACGGCGTTCGGCACCGGCGAGGACCGGCTGGGGTTATCCGTGCTGAGGATTCCCGTACCCGAGAATCGGGCGGACTGGAACCGTGATGTGGCGACGGCGAGGCGCGCGACCGAGCTCGGGGCGACCGTCATCGCGTCGCCGTGGAATCCCCCCGCCGACATGGTCGAGACCTTCGCCCACGGCAGTCAGACCAACGCGAGACGCCTCAGGTACGACATGTACGGCGCCTATGCCCAGCACCTCAACGACTTCAACGGGTTCCTGCGGAACAACGGGGTGAACCTGTACGGCATATCGGTGCAGAACGAGCCCGATTACGCTCAGGACTGGACGTGGTGGACCCCCGCCGAAATGGTCCGGTTCCTGCGGGAGAACGCCGGCTCGATCGGCACCAGGGTCATCGCGCCCGAGTCCTTCCAGTACCGGAAGAACATGTCGGACCCGATCCTCAACGACTCCGTGGCGCTCGCCAACGTGGACATCATCGGGGCCCACCTCTACGGCACGCCGTTCGCGGACTTCCCCTATCCCCTCTTCAAACAGAAGGGCGCGGGCAAAGAACTCTGGATGACCGAGGTCTACTACCCCAACAGCACCGATTCGGCGGACCTCTGGCCCCAGGCGCTCGACGTGGGGGAGCACATCCACCACGCCATGGTGGACGCCGAGTTCCAGGCGTACATCTGGTGGTACATCCGGCGCAGCTACGGCCCCATGCGGGAGGACGGCCGGATCAGCAAGCGCGGCGCCACCATGGCACACTTCGCGAGGTTCGTCCGCCCCGGACACGTGCGGATCGAGGCGACGGCGAACCCGGCGCCGAACGTCTACGTCTCGGCGTACCGGGGCGGTCAGCCCACGGTCGTCGTCGTTGCCATCAACAAGGGGACTGCCGCGGTGAGCCAGCAGTTCTCCCTGGCGAACAGCAGGATTTCCAGTGTCGCGTCCTGGCTGACCGATGCGAGCAGGAACGTCGCGTCCCAGGGCACGACCGGCGTGTCGAACGGCTCCTTCACCGCCACGCTTCCCGCTCGAAGCGTGACGACCTTCGTGGCCGGCGTGACCGGGGCTTCCGGCGGGATCGACGACCAGGCCGAAGGCGGGCAGCGGTAG
- a CDS encoding nuclear transport factor 2 family protein, with translation MITSDPRAIVIRYVEAVRDGDGDVIHDSFHADASRHYPGDLPISKLWHGRDAIINEFLGGMGPAFVPGTLEIELVSTIAEGDRVVAEWTARATTVRGDTYDNRCLGIYTVRGGRIASVIEYADTRHVAATLFPDEDAHRPAGTE, from the coding sequence ATGATCACCAGCGATCCCAGGGCCATCGTCATCCGCTATGTCGAGGCCGTGCGCGACGGCGACGGCGACGTCATCCACGACAGCTTCCATGCGGACGCGAGCCGGCACTATCCGGGCGACCTGCCCATCTCCAAGTTGTGGCACGGACGCGACGCGATCATCAACGAGTTCCTCGGCGGCATGGGACCTGCCTTCGTCCCCGGCACCCTGGAAATCGAACTGGTCAGCACCATCGCCGAGGGCGACCGCGTGGTGGCCGAATGGACCGCCAGGGCCACGACCGTACGCGGCGACACCTACGACAACCGTTGCCTCGGCATCTACACGGTCCGCGGCGGCAGGATCGCCTCGGTCATCGAATACGCCGACACCCGGCACGTGGCCGCAACCCTCTTCCCGGACGAGGACGCTCACCGTCCCGCCGGCACCGAGTGA
- a CDS encoding CopG family transcriptional regulator gives MSMKRTNVYADPEDLAIIKEAAKRRGISEAEIIRQGIHLAAMANRVWDEPLFSRTFEGPGRTSSKAEVRDAVADAVRRETDSGSAA, from the coding sequence ATGTCCATGAAGCGCACGAACGTCTACGCCGACCCCGAGGACCTGGCGATCATCAAGGAGGCGGCCAAGCGGCGGGGCATAAGCGAGGCCGAGATCATCCGTCAGGGCATCCATCTCGCGGCCATGGCGAACCGGGTCTGGGACGAGCCGCTTTTCTCGCGGACGTTCGAGGGGCCGGGTCGTACGTCATCCAAGGCTGAGGTCCGTGACGCGGTCGCTGACGCGGTCCGCCGCGAGACGGACTCCGGAAGCGCCGCGTGA
- a CDS encoding PIN domain-containing protein encodes MIIVIADTSGLLAALDLTHPEHGAANEAIMAAGLLVMSPLLLAELDHVATRELGRAAAVSAVDDLRRWMSRGRVVMPEITEDHLGAAQSVRVRYGALDLDLADAVNVALAADYDTDAILTLDRRDFRAVRPLGRYKAFRVLPDDLPL; translated from the coding sequence GTGATCATCGTCATCGCCGACACGTCCGGCCTCCTGGCCGCTCTCGACTTGACGCACCCGGAGCACGGAGCGGCGAATGAGGCGATCATGGCGGCCGGTCTCCTGGTCATGTCCCCCCTCCTGCTGGCGGAACTCGATCACGTGGCCACGCGCGAGTTGGGACGCGCAGCTGCCGTCAGCGCGGTCGACGACCTGCGGCGCTGGATGAGCCGGGGTCGGGTCGTCATGCCCGAGATCACGGAGGACCACTTGGGCGCCGCGCAGTCCGTCCGCGTCCGCTACGGCGCGCTCGACCTGGACCTCGCCGACGCGGTGAACGTGGCGCTCGCGGCCGACTACGACACCGATGCGATCCTCACCCTCGACCGAAGGGACTTCAGGGCCGTACGCCCCTTGGGCCGCTACAAGGCGTTCCGGGTACTCCCGGACGACCTTCCGCTATGA
- a CDS encoding SDR family oxidoreductase, whose product MPAQLLRGQKALVTGANSGIGLATAIALGRAGADVVVNYVVGAHEAENVVKDIQGFGVRAYAHEADVSDEDQVNAMVARMVEEFGTIDIMVANAGLQRDAAVTDMTLAQWQKVIDVNLTGQFLCAREAAKEFVRRGVVEEVSRSAGKIICMSSVHQIVPWSGHVNYASSKGGVGMLMQTLAQELAPKRIRVNAVAPGAIRTPINRDAWSTPEAEADLLRLIPYRRVGDPDDIANAVVAMASDLLDYVVGTTLYVDGGMTLFPGFATGG is encoded by the coding sequence ATGCCCGCGCAGCTTCTCAGGGGCCAGAAGGCGCTGGTGACCGGTGCCAATTCGGGCATCGGCCTGGCGACCGCCATCGCCCTGGGCCGGGCCGGAGCGGACGTAGTGGTGAACTACGTCGTCGGTGCGCACGAGGCAGAGAACGTCGTGAAGGACATCCAGGGCTTCGGGGTTCGCGCCTACGCCCACGAGGCCGACGTGTCCGACGAGGACCAGGTGAACGCCATGGTCGCGCGGATGGTCGAGGAGTTCGGCACTATCGACATCATGGTGGCCAACGCGGGCCTCCAGCGGGACGCGGCCGTGACGGACATGACGCTCGCCCAGTGGCAGAAGGTCATCGACGTCAACCTGACCGGCCAGTTCCTGTGCGCGCGGGAGGCCGCCAAGGAGTTCGTCCGGCGCGGCGTGGTGGAGGAGGTCTCCCGGTCGGCGGGGAAGATCATCTGCATGAGTTCGGTCCACCAGATCGTCCCGTGGTCGGGGCACGTGAACTACGCCTCCTCCAAGGGCGGTGTGGGCATGCTGATGCAGACCCTCGCCCAGGAGCTGGCCCCCAAGCGGATCAGGGTCAACGCGGTCGCACCCGGCGCCATCCGCACACCGATCAACCGTGACGCCTGGTCCACCCCCGAGGCCGAGGCAGACCTGCTGCGCCTGATCCCGTACCGCCGCGTCGGAGACCCGGACGACATCGCCAACGCCGTCGTCGCCATGGCGTCCGACCTGCTCGACTACGTCGTCGGGACCACCCTCTACGTCGACGGCGGAATGACGCTCTTTCCCGGCTTCGCCACCGGAGGCTGA
- a CDS encoding NAD(P)/FAD-dependent oxidoreductase yields the protein MQDHVTPRRVVILGGGFAGLFAARALRKSPVAVTVVDRRAHHLFQPLLYQCASGILSEGQIAQPLRGVLRRHHNVRCVLAEATDVDAGARLVHARRPEGGIVQLPYDDLIVAVGMRQSYFGHDEFAAHAPGMKTLDDALDIRRRIYRAFEMAETAANDRERQQWLTFALVGGGPTGVELAGQIREIAGHTLDREFQAIDSAKARVLLFEGSDAVLGAFGPPLAHRAARTLHHLGVELHLGTMVTDIDAHGLTVQDHDGRTTRFGARTVLWTAGVEAPPIAAALARATGAKQDRAGRILVEPDLTVPGHPEIRVTGDVMSLNRLPGLAEVAMQSGAYAGRMLRHAVEGRTKAPKPFKYVDLGSAAYIARGRAVVKAGPLHLSGFTGWLAWLFIHLAFLTGFRSRLGAVLSWSVAFAGSSRRERAFTMPDIDRSAARVGGPEAPPPP from the coding sequence GTGCAGGATCACGTCACGCCCCGCCGGGTGGTCATCCTCGGCGGAGGGTTCGCGGGGCTGTTCGCCGCCCGCGCACTACGGAAGTCACCGGTCGCGGTAACCGTGGTCGACCGCCGTGCCCACCACCTCTTCCAGCCGCTGCTGTACCAGTGCGCCTCCGGGATCCTGTCCGAGGGGCAGATCGCACAACCGTTGCGCGGGGTCCTGCGGCGCCACCACAACGTGAGGTGCGTGCTCGCCGAGGCCACCGACGTGGATGCCGGCGCCCGGCTGGTGCACGCCCGGCGACCCGAGGGCGGAATTGTTCAGCTGCCCTACGACGATCTGATCGTCGCGGTGGGCATGCGTCAGTCCTACTTCGGGCACGACGAGTTCGCCGCGCACGCCCCCGGAATGAAGACCCTGGACGATGCGCTGGACATCCGCCGACGGATCTACCGGGCGTTCGAGATGGCCGAAACGGCGGCGAACGACCGGGAACGGCAGCAATGGCTCACCTTCGCGCTGGTCGGCGGCGGCCCGACCGGTGTCGAACTCGCGGGACAGATCCGGGAGATCGCCGGCCACACGCTCGACCGGGAGTTCCAGGCGATTGATTCCGCCAAGGCCCGGGTGCTGCTTTTCGAGGGGTCCGACGCGGTGCTCGGCGCGTTCGGCCCGCCACTCGCCCACCGTGCTGCCCGGACCCTGCACCACCTCGGTGTCGAGCTCCACCTGGGCACGATGGTCACCGACATCGACGCGCACGGCCTGACCGTACAAGACCACGACGGCAGGACAACCCGGTTCGGCGCACGCACCGTGCTGTGGACGGCGGGCGTCGAGGCGCCGCCGATCGCCGCCGCGCTGGCCCGGGCGACCGGTGCCAAACAGGACCGGGCCGGACGCATCCTCGTCGAACCCGACCTCACCGTCCCCGGCCATCCGGAGATCCGAGTCACCGGCGACGTGATGAGCCTGAACCGGCTGCCGGGCCTGGCCGAGGTCGCCATGCAGTCGGGCGCGTACGCGGGCCGGATGTTGCGGCACGCCGTTGAAGGCAGGACGAAGGCGCCGAAGCCCTTCAAGTACGTGGATCTGGGCAGCGCCGCCTACATCGCTCGCGGTCGGGCCGTGGTCAAGGCCGGCCCGCTGCATCTGTCGGGCTTCACCGGCTGGCTCGCCTGGCTCTTCATCCACCTGGCCTTCCTCACCGGCTTCCGCAGCAGGCTGGGAGCGGTGCTCAGCTGGTCCGTCGCCTTCGCCGGCAGCTCGCGCCGCGAACGCGCCTTCACCATGCCCGACATCGACAGGTCGGCGGCCCGGGTGGGCGGCCCGGAGGCACCTCCGCCTCCCTGA
- a CDS encoding cytochrome ubiquinol oxidase subunit I encodes MLSTVALLANSTPDQLLPARELMAFTLASHILLVPFGVALPFITLLMHHRALRRNDPVALTLARRWSAVMAVQFAIGIVTGTVLSFEFGLLWPGMMGRWGDVFGLGFGVEAWAFFLEAVLIAIYLYGWRRLKPWTHFWLAVPLPPTALMGAFGIIAANSWMNTPQGFRLDAQGNPVDVNVQQTIFTPMFGPEYWHFVVAMLLTAGYVVAGVYAVGWLRGRRDRYHRLGFAVPFTVAAILTPIQFMLGDSAARAVFHKQPIKFAATEIVWKTDTHVPEYMFGRLHPDGTISGGLKIPQLDSILAGFSPDTKVTGLSSVAASDRPTATQATIAHWAFDIMVTVGSVLILLALWYAWSWWRHRDNPASRWFYRCAALAGVACLVTVECGWITTEVGRQPWIVYQHMRVSEAVTSTGAGSLWAMLGVVVVVYVAVFGSFLAVVLKMRTRWRIADEGSAVARAELPPETDTPYGPRSEPEPATAGAAHDGGSGHTSGGAS; translated from the coding sequence ATGCTCAGCACCGTTGCCCTGCTGGCGAACAGCACCCCGGACCAACTCCTGCCGGCACGAGAGTTGATGGCCTTCACCTTGGCCTCGCACATCCTGCTGGTCCCTTTCGGGGTCGCACTGCCGTTCATCACGCTGCTCATGCACCACCGGGCGCTCCGCCGCAACGACCCCGTCGCCCTCACCCTCGCCCGGCGCTGGTCGGCGGTGATGGCCGTTCAGTTCGCTATCGGCATCGTCACCGGCACCGTTCTGTCCTTCGAGTTCGGCTTGCTGTGGCCCGGCATGATGGGCCGCTGGGGCGACGTCTTCGGCCTCGGGTTCGGCGTCGAGGCGTGGGCGTTCTTCCTGGAGGCCGTACTGATCGCGATCTACCTTTACGGCTGGCGGCGGCTCAAGCCCTGGACGCACTTCTGGCTGGCCGTGCCGCTGCCGCCGACCGCCCTCATGGGGGCGTTCGGCATCATCGCGGCGAACTCCTGGATGAACACCCCGCAGGGGTTTCGCCTGGATGCCCAGGGCAACCCTGTCGACGTAAATGTGCAGCAGACGATCTTCACACCGATGTTCGGCCCGGAGTACTGGCATTTCGTGGTCGCGATGCTCCTGACCGCCGGCTACGTGGTCGCCGGTGTGTACGCGGTCGGCTGGCTGCGCGGGCGCCGCGACCGCTACCACCGGCTCGGCTTCGCCGTGCCGTTCACGGTTGCCGCGATCCTCACCCCGATCCAGTTCATGCTCGGCGACTCCGCCGCCCGCGCCGTTTTCCACAAGCAGCCGATCAAGTTCGCCGCCACCGAGATCGTCTGGAAGACGGACACCCATGTACCGGAGTACATGTTCGGGCGTCTGCATCCCGACGGGACGATCTCCGGCGGCCTCAAGATCCCCCAACTGGACTCGATCCTCGCCGGATTCAGCCCTGACACCAAGGTGACGGGCCTGTCGTCGGTCGCCGCCAGTGACCGCCCGACGGCGACTCAGGCCACCATCGCCCACTGGGCGTTCGACATCATGGTCACCGTCGGCAGCGTGCTGATCCTGCTGGCGCTCTGGTACGCCTGGTCCTGGTGGCGGCACCGGGACAACCCTGCCAGCCGTTGGTTCTACCGCTGTGCCGCGCTCGCGGGAGTCGCCTGCCTGGTCACCGTGGAGTGCGGGTGGATCACCACGGAGGTCGGCCGTCAGCCCTGGATCGTCTATCAGCACATGAGGGTCTCGGAGGCGGTGACCAGTACCGGCGCCGGATCGCTGTGGGCGATGCTCGGCGTCGTCGTCGTCGTGTACGTGGCCGTTTTCGGCTCGTTCCTCGCGGTCGTCCTGAAGATGCGTACCCGCTGGCGCATCGCCGACGAGGGCTCGGCCGTCGCGCGAGCCGAACTGCCGCCGGAGACCGACACCCCCTACGGGCC